The genome window acaattttaaaatattttatgttgttaCATTACatatgttatttaaaaagttattctACAGTTATGAGGTGAAATACAACATATTAGCAACATCTGTagtgagaaattatttttaagcagAATTTGTAACAGCAAAAGTTTTAGAAATGACAGCCAACACAACTGAAGGTTCATAAAAACATAGAAGCTgacttttaatatatttttatttaaatgcatattaacCCTATACCTACCTTTTTTGTTAGCACTGAAATAAGATACATGGATTAtctcgggaaaaaaaaaagaaaacttcaaatgtattttttaggtgcggtggcgcagtgggttggaccacagtcctgctctccggtgggtctggggttcgagtcccgctgggggtgccttgcggcggactggcgtcccatcctgggtgtgtccccttccccctttggccttacgccctgtgttaccgggtaggctccggttccccgtgaccccgtatgggacaagcggttctgaaaatgtgtgtgtattttttagaaaatgttgCACAGCTCCAAGGCCTAGCTTACCACATTCATATGCTCTTGGGCAGTTTTCTTGTGTGTTAATTTCAAAAGTACGTAGCAATGCAGGGATGCATCAGAATAAAACCTAAGACTGCAACATATTTGACCATTTGGTTCCTTCATTTGCCTGACCGCAGACCTGTTTTTTACAGCTCTGCTTCCGATatgcttctttaaaaattatatcTTAAAAGGGAtactttttttgaattttatttctctgtgtcGATTTAAGCAGTGTTATTTGGAATTAGCCATATAATGCctttatttatagaaataagTTTTTTGCTGGATCAGTTTTATATACAGTTTGCAGCATCAAGATGAAATAGTCATCAAATATCATATCTGTTAGTTGAATTCAtacagaaatttttatttacttccAAACAGGAAGAAGTTTTAAAACTCGAACTCTTATGTTTTGAACACTCAGTCCATAAATTGCAGGGTTTAACAAAGGAGGAAATACAAGGAAGTAAACAGACATGAACATACGTGAAGTGGAAGGTAAATAGCTCATGTTGAATCGGCTTTGAATGATTTCAAAAAGGCCTCCGATGGAGTAATTGAGAACAGCTAGCAGGTGAGGAGTGCAAGTTTGCACAGCTTTGATACGAGATTCTTTGGAGACGAGCAGACAGATTCTGAGTATTTGTGCATAGGAAAACAATATCATCAGGAGTGCAGGAAGGACAAATAAAACTGTTGCGATCAGACCAATAACACTATGAACAGAAGTATCGAAGCATGATAGTTTGACTAATGcaaaattgttacagtaaactTTAGGAATGAACCTGCTACAGAAAGTAAGTTTAGTTGTTAAGATAAAATACATGCCAAAAGCACTCAAGGGATAAATCCAGGACAAAGCAATAAGAAAATTTACTTTTTGAGAAGACATAATGATGTGGTAACGTAACGGATGACATATTGCAATGTACCTGTCATAGCTCATAATTGCTAAAACAGAGAACTCGACAAAACCATACGTGTGCAAACAGTAAATCTGTGCCAAGCAGAGTCCCAGAGAGATTTCCTGTGAGCAAGATATCAGTTGACCAAGAATGGAAGGGATTAATGAAGTGCTCCCATACATTTCATTCACTGCAAGGTTGCACACAAAGATGTACATGGGTTCATGCAGACTTTTCTCAGAGTAAATCACCCCAATGATAAGTATGTTTAAAC of Scleropages formosus chromosome 10, fSclFor1.1, whole genome shotgun sequence contains these proteins:
- the LOC108922417 gene encoding olfactory receptor 52E8-like; this translates as MENTSAVTSFMLTVYKEMEDLKYFYFTVFFLLYLLTLCLNILIIGVIYSEKSLHEPMYIFVCNLAVNEMYGSTSLIPSILGQLISCSQEISLGLCLAQIYCLHTYGFVEFSVLAIMSYDRYIAICHPLRYHIIMSSQKVNFLIALSWIYPLSAFGMYFILTTKLTFCSRFIPKVYCNNFALVKLSCFDTSVHSVIGLIATVLFVLPALLMILFSYAQILRICLLVSKESRIKAVQTCTPHLLAVLNYSIGGLFEIIQSRFNMSYLPSTSRMFMSVYFLVFPPLLNPAIYGLSVQNIRVRVLKLLPVWK